One Pedococcus aerophilus DNA window includes the following coding sequences:
- a CDS encoding multicopper oxidase domain-containing protein: MTGFLLPLLLLAVPTVLARNRRGAQSGEAAVVATLQVAMTAAPAGAAGHGIRSTFFDTGSEALPVIALLADTASLLVVYLPLAILVVAGPLIPRIAIVLLRKGAGSRRVIAGLSVIAVAAATAAASSVPAVASPSPGSASCFAGGPADKVFDITAMDVDTPLNRFGDHDPKGKIYALTSQVAAVRAQALSQKVSVGLHGDAIQPLVIRANEGDCVQVRYTNQSATGAYGFHIDGLEFTLASSGNTLGRNPTATVPVGATRTYRFAVPDDARAEGGHYVHPGPGFRAAVNHGLFGALVVEPKGSTYWDPTTPGKPLLSGWEAIIKPGGTDVACDRYSTMPTCGFREAALLHHEIGNDNELLKDRTGTDIPLVDDTTGSYRPGAFALNYRSEPFRNRLLAFPKEKSHAYSSYTFGEPATPIMRGYLADPTKIRLMHVGAEKFHVFHLHGGGDRWRANPVADDATSYAETGLQKDPATGSQSQRLDSQSVGPGESYNLEIEGGAGGVQQSAGDFLFHCHIAKHYTSGMWGLWRVFDTLQPDLVPIGDRPSPPVAVDSTGLLDRTYNGTTLTKDNLDDWVRPQLPPSGIPKGGQDPTVWDWKIAGTIDSPLYLGAPADPTVFPDSVQVVPGQPNLLAVDVGRVVGSRPAILFNPVNGRPAYPLLRTNIGKRPPFTGNGHSGTPWLGANANQASGSSADPWAGRDDGLCPQNRERRNYNVVAIGKSIPRTPTVNDPDGKLFVLAKDKAATLADPARSDPLAIRANAGDCVAITLTNEIPDASAFDKFSKTSMHIHHVQFDIQGSDGVSAGFAYEHSVRPYSVTDTRLVATARAGDNVLSLSSVAKLAGTDANGQPTRPWLAVGEGLDSIEVHQVASVNVAAGTVTLATALRADHEAAEFAGTEFIQYRWYPDVDLDNVFWHDHVDGIHGWGHGLVGQLVVEPRGSTYHDPVTGDEVDSGTIVDIHTSDPLVPGVIDGSFRELVLWTLNDNDAAGWSTLNLKANPLSSRLDKANQFSSWKYGDPVTPMPRLYPGDPLVVRSISVSPTADSLHFVGARTTQELRETKATILDAVHAGISERDSLIIGGKDPDLALRPGDYLYANGTELRTQQGAWGLVRVLPGRIGSLRPLPGNTPDTDYVQPTPTGAAPPPTTGPGNPCPAGAPTRQFNLSAMDRSGNVSGGRTAYVPNEDVASIKARLKVPVPLVMHVVAGECVTVRLTNLLTTPVGFSVGKLDREAGSGGVNIGFSTDQNTAPNATRSYVYFVPEHRVGSAVVSDLASNGRLKNGLYGLVVVAPASKVPGLSTEFSDPVTGAAADLGAQVLVHVPGGSPQDYRDFTVTMADDDTQIGQDFMPYPTNANIGRSTINYLAAPAGDGPTSFKNPGKVPYLTAFAGDPEVVHVLMAPGSENNHVFSLGGLRWDQDPLVGRSPWMTAQGMAPWETFDLEVVGGAGGTAEVPGDYFYGDLRRPFTAVGIWGLQRVLPPSTGSCPILLVDGSTC; the protein is encoded by the coding sequence GTGACCGGTTTCCTCCTTCCCCTGCTCCTTCTGGCCGTCCCGACCGTGCTCGCCCGCAACCGCCGCGGCGCCCAGTCCGGGGAGGCGGCCGTGGTGGCCACCCTCCAGGTCGCGATGACCGCAGCCCCAGCCGGAGCTGCCGGCCACGGCATCCGCTCCACGTTCTTCGACACCGGCAGCGAGGCCCTGCCGGTGATCGCCCTGCTTGCAGACACGGCGTCCCTGCTCGTCGTCTACCTGCCGCTGGCGATCCTCGTGGTGGCCGGTCCACTCATCCCGCGCATCGCGATCGTGCTGCTGCGCAAGGGAGCTGGCAGCCGCCGCGTGATCGCCGGGCTGTCGGTCATCGCCGTGGCGGCGGCCACAGCTGCAGCCAGTTCTGTCCCCGCGGTGGCGTCGCCGTCTCCCGGATCGGCGAGCTGCTTCGCCGGCGGCCCGGCCGACAAGGTCTTCGACATCACGGCGATGGACGTCGACACGCCCCTCAACCGGTTCGGTGACCACGACCCCAAGGGCAAGATCTACGCGCTCACCAGCCAGGTCGCGGCCGTCCGGGCCCAGGCGCTCTCGCAGAAGGTGTCGGTCGGTCTCCACGGCGACGCCATCCAGCCACTCGTGATCCGTGCCAACGAAGGTGACTGCGTCCAGGTCCGCTACACCAACCAGTCCGCGACCGGCGCGTACGGCTTCCACATCGACGGGCTCGAGTTCACGCTGGCCTCGTCCGGGAACACCCTCGGGAGGAACCCGACGGCCACGGTGCCGGTGGGTGCGACCCGCACCTATCGCTTCGCCGTCCCGGACGACGCTCGCGCAGAGGGAGGACACTACGTCCACCCCGGGCCGGGATTCCGGGCCGCCGTCAACCACGGCCTGTTCGGCGCGCTCGTCGTCGAGCCGAAGGGCTCCACGTACTGGGACCCGACCACGCCGGGCAAGCCGCTCCTTTCGGGGTGGGAGGCCATCATCAAGCCGGGCGGGACCGACGTCGCATGCGATCGCTACTCGACGATGCCGACCTGCGGGTTCCGTGAGGCAGCGCTGCTGCACCATGAGATCGGCAACGACAACGAGCTGCTGAAGGACAGGACCGGCACCGACATCCCCCTCGTCGACGACACCACTGGTTCCTACCGTCCCGGTGCCTTCGCGCTCAACTACCGCTCCGAGCCGTTCCGCAACCGCCTGCTGGCCTTCCCCAAGGAGAAGTCGCACGCCTACAGCTCCTACACCTTCGGGGAGCCGGCGACGCCGATCATGCGCGGCTACCTCGCCGACCCCACCAAGATCCGCCTCATGCACGTCGGTGCCGAGAAGTTCCACGTGTTCCACCTTCACGGTGGCGGCGACCGGTGGCGGGCCAATCCCGTGGCCGACGACGCCACGAGCTACGCCGAGACCGGTCTGCAGAAGGACCCCGCCACCGGGTCGCAGTCGCAACGCCTGGACTCCCAGTCGGTCGGGCCGGGCGAGTCCTACAACCTCGAGATCGAGGGTGGCGCCGGCGGCGTCCAGCAGAGTGCCGGCGACTTCCTCTTCCACTGCCACATCGCCAAGCACTACACCTCGGGAATGTGGGGCCTGTGGCGGGTCTTCGACACCCTCCAGCCTGATCTCGTGCCGATCGGAGACCGTCCTTCGCCGCCCGTCGCTGTCGACTCGACCGGTCTGCTGGACCGGACCTACAACGGAACGACCCTGACGAAGGACAACCTCGACGACTGGGTGCGTCCGCAGCTGCCGCCGTCCGGCATACCGAAGGGCGGACAGGACCCGACCGTGTGGGACTGGAAGATCGCCGGGACGATCGACTCCCCGCTGTACCTGGGTGCACCCGCCGATCCGACGGTGTTCCCGGACTCTGTCCAGGTCGTCCCCGGACAGCCGAACCTCCTCGCGGTCGACGTCGGACGCGTCGTGGGGAGCCGCCCCGCGATCTTGTTCAACCCTGTGAACGGCAGACCGGCCTACCCGTTGTTGCGCACCAACATCGGGAAGCGACCACCGTTCACGGGGAACGGACACTCCGGCACCCCGTGGTTGGGCGCGAACGCGAACCAGGCCTCCGGTTCCTCGGCCGACCCATGGGCCGGACGGGACGACGGGCTGTGTCCCCAGAACCGGGAGCGACGCAACTACAACGTCGTGGCCATCGGCAAGAGCATTCCCCGCACCCCGACGGTGAACGACCCTGACGGCAAGCTCTTCGTCCTGGCCAAGGACAAGGCAGCCACGTTGGCCGATCCGGCACGCTCCGACCCGCTCGCGATCCGCGCCAATGCAGGCGACTGCGTGGCCATCACCCTGACCAACGAGATCCCCGACGCCTCGGCGTTCGACAAGTTCTCCAAGACGTCCATGCACATCCACCACGTGCAGTTCGACATCCAGGGCTCGGACGGCGTCTCCGCCGGCTTCGCCTACGAGCACAGCGTGCGCCCCTACTCCGTCACCGACACCCGGCTCGTCGCCACCGCCCGAGCGGGCGACAACGTGCTGAGCCTGTCGTCGGTGGCCAAGTTGGCCGGAACCGACGCCAACGGCCAACCGACGCGCCCCTGGCTGGCCGTCGGCGAAGGGCTCGACTCGATCGAGGTGCACCAGGTGGCATCCGTCAACGTTGCAGCAGGTACCGTGACCCTGGCCACAGCCCTACGCGCCGACCACGAGGCGGCGGAGTTTGCTGGTACCGAGTTCATCCAGTACCGCTGGTACCCGGACGTGGATCTCGACAACGTCTTCTGGCACGACCACGTCGACGGCATCCACGGCTGGGGACACGGCCTGGTGGGTCAGCTCGTCGTCGAGCCCCGCGGCTCCACCTACCACGACCCGGTGACGGGCGATGAGGTCGATTCCGGCACCATCGTCGACATCCACACCTCGGACCCCCTGGTCCCGGGAGTCATCGACGGCAGCTTCCGCGAGCTGGTGCTGTGGACGCTCAACGACAACGATGCCGCCGGTTGGTCCACCCTCAACCTCAAGGCCAATCCGTTGTCCTCCCGACTCGACAAGGCCAACCAGTTCAGCTCGTGGAAGTATGGCGACCCCGTGACGCCCATGCCACGGTTGTATCCCGGCGACCCCCTCGTCGTCCGCTCCATCAGCGTCTCCCCCACTGCCGACTCGCTGCACTTCGTCGGCGCCCGCACGACCCAGGAGCTGCGCGAGACCAAGGCGACGATCCTCGACGCGGTGCACGCCGGCATCAGCGAGCGCGACAGCCTGATCATCGGCGGCAAGGACCCCGACCTGGCGCTGAGACCGGGTGACTACCTCTATGCCAACGGCACCGAGCTGCGCACCCAGCAGGGCGCCTGGGGCCTGGTACGGGTCCTGCCCGGCAGGATCGGCTCGCTGCGCCCGCTGCCGGGCAACACCCCGGACACGGACTACGTCCAGCCCACCCCGACAGGGGCGGCTCCCCCGCCGACGACCGGCCCGGGCAACCCGTGCCCGGCCGGCGCCCCCACCCGACAGTTCAACCTGAGTGCGATGGATCGCTCGGGCAACGTCTCCGGGGGCCGTACTGCCTACGTTCCCAATGAGGACGTCGCCTCGATCAAGGCGCGCCTCAAGGTTCCCGTCCCCCTCGTGATGCACGTGGTCGCAGGCGAGTGCGTCACCGTGCGGCTCACCAACCTGCTGACGACACCCGTCGGTTTCAGCGTCGGCAAGCTGGACCGCGAGGCCGGCTCGGGCGGAGTCAACATCGGGTTCTCCACGGACCAGAACACCGCCCCCAACGCCACCAGGTCCTATGTCTACTTCGTCCCGGAGCACCGGGTGGGATCGGCGGTGGTGAGCGACCTCGCCTCCAACGGACGACTCAAGAACGGCCTGTACGGGTTGGTCGTGGTCGCCCCCGCCTCCAAGGTGCCCGGCCTGAGCACGGAGTTCAGCGACCCCGTGACCGGTGCGGCCGCGGACCTCGGCGCCCAGGTGCTCGTCCACGTCCCCGGAGGCTCGCCTCAGGACTACCGCGACTTCACGGTGACCATGGCCGACGACGACACGCAGATCGGTCAGGACTTCATGCCCTACCCGACCAACGCGAACATCGGACGCTCCACCATCAACTACCTCGCAGCACCTGCCGGCGACGGACCGACCAGCTTCAAGAACCCCGGCAAGGTGCCCTACCTCACCGCCTTCGCCGGCGATCCCGAGGTGGTCCACGTCCTGATGGCGCCCGGGAGCGAGAACAACCACGTGTTCAGCCTGGGCGGCCTGCGCTGGGACCAGGACCCGCTCGTGGGACGCTCGCCGTGGATGACAGCCCAGGGCATGGCTCCGTGGGAGACCTTCGACCTCGAGGTGGTCGGGGGCGCCGGCGGGACGGCCGAGGTGCCGGGCGACTACTTCTACGGCGACCTGCGCAGACCCTTCACCGCGGTGGGGATCTGGGGCCTGCAACGGGTGCTCCCGCCGTCGACGGGCTCGTGTCCCATCCTGCTCGTCGACGGAAGCACCTGCTGA
- a CDS encoding peroxidase family protein, with amino-acid sequence MTVIGSVGAVVAALLLQPSMAASAAVAPVGAGFTITTGDLSFILKQINIAERHAATATPAEPCKGLLNQVGDGIPDTEQVPDVLTSYGLRTVGGECNNLVPGREKFAAADVPFERMATADFKNAENVPAPFPGAGSPTTYQSKTLGNMVFDSQPRTISNLIVDQTAKNPAAVAAAGNPVRSQGNKGVVPCGPGGDPSATDPNGNPDGCTPSGETLSIPNITTDVGLSPPSNGLFTIFGQFFDHGVDQTVKGGGTVFVPLHDDDPLVLGKDGVLGTSDDLDPNLRFMVLTRGQNQVGDDGVLGTADDVQDADNTDTPLVDQSQTYTSHGSHQAFLREYELDAANHPKDTGRLLGGPSIANGLATDDLRKGGMSTWATTKDQAARVLGLRLRDTDVADIPMIATDPYGNFKPGPDRGLPMWVTATGTVEGDLAAPVAPPANVLHFHTPFLTDIAHDADPGSVGPCDVPGTNSPAGCKDPDSDATAGTQLDGQAPNTYDDELLDSHFTAGDGRVNENIALSAVHQIFHSEHDRLVGDINTTLTTKVPQSVLDQWRRTSGPAGWNYGQRLFQAARFVTEMEYQHLVFEEFARKVQPAIDPFHVYHSDVNPTIPAEFAHAVYRFGHSMLAETIDRTAPVPAGSTSPPQHYDIKLLDGFLNPPEFNRDQNHNTISSEAAAGGIMMGMSDQVGQEIDEFVTETLRNNLLGLPLDLPTLNMTRARSEGIPSLNDLRRKINAVTNDGQLAPYTSWADFGNNLKHPESLVNFVAAYGTYPTIVNATTYVDKRAAAQKIIDPGLGISPTQDEMDFINGSGDWANQETGLNKVDLWVGGLAEATDINGGLLGKTFNYVFETSLTNLQNGDRFYYLARTPGMNLRTQLESNSFAEMVMRNTDNTHTLKQDAFATADCKFQMGNLANTAAGFTQFGATVADDPTTDCDETALLTRSANGQITYKLVNSIDPAGINGQSVYNGDTTSNRVKGGIDNDTILGNDGDDWLDGNSGDDVTIGGDGSDRITDTGGADVLKGGPGNDAMDAGNGIDIMMGGDGKDFLNGGANDNEEFAGPDDDFVIAGAGTDTAFGDGGDDWLQGGAGQDLLIGDHAAPFFDDPAETSPGHDVFVGQVGENDYDAEGGDDIMSQNSFVDRNAGAAGFDWAIHQYNTVAADDDMAINNNLGPLPIQVVVNRDRWQEVEADSGSSRDDVIRGTDDVPAVLGGAGFAGCNVLDQAGVNRISGLAAIVPQPLTGDLAPVVAASAAGTCPLSGPIWGDGNILLGGGGSDTITGRGANDIIDGDRSLQVRISVRTNPDGTGAEIGSATLMEGTYQAGNPKTLQQAIFDGTLDPGQLVAVREIVGAPAGDTGVDTAVFLAPRSSFTIVRNANGSFTVTQTGAVNRATQKVSDGVDTLRGIERVQFTDQVLLLTPPPAPTNVAATTTPSASITGSATVTWTAPVLPAGTSPITSYDIVVSSGGAITQTVTGIARTATSRTVTGLVTGRSYTFQVRANNLFGSGPLSAASNAVTPVGIPSAPTGVVAVRGNTTASVSWTPGSDGGSPVTGWIVTVRTGTTVVRTEPISGSTPSTVITGLTNGTAYNFRVQAVNANGTSALSTASNTVTPATVPGAPTIGTALSGATGGAINAQAVWTAPASNGGSIITNYRVLAYRVAADGSTSFFSQTTFNGTVTPRTIALTAGNYQFEVVAINALGDSPASAKSNTVVAR; translated from the coding sequence ATGACGGTTATCGGGTCCGTCGGTGCCGTCGTCGCCGCACTGCTGCTCCAGCCGTCGATGGCAGCCAGTGCCGCCGTCGCGCCGGTCGGAGCAGGTTTCACCATCACCACGGGTGACCTCTCGTTCATCCTGAAGCAGATCAACATCGCCGAGCGCCACGCCGCGACGGCGACCCCTGCCGAGCCCTGCAAGGGGCTGCTCAACCAGGTCGGCGACGGCATCCCGGACACCGAGCAGGTGCCGGACGTGCTCACGTCCTACGGCCTGCGCACCGTGGGCGGCGAGTGCAACAACCTGGTTCCCGGCCGCGAGAAGTTCGCCGCCGCCGACGTGCCGTTCGAGCGCATGGCCACCGCGGACTTCAAGAACGCGGAGAACGTGCCGGCGCCCTTCCCCGGAGCCGGGTCCCCCACGACCTACCAGTCCAAGACCCTCGGCAACATGGTCTTCGACAGCCAGCCGCGGACGATCAGCAACCTCATCGTCGACCAGACGGCGAAGAACCCGGCCGCCGTGGCGGCCGCCGGCAACCCGGTGCGAAGCCAGGGAAACAAGGGCGTGGTGCCCTGCGGACCGGGGGGAGACCCCAGCGCAACGGACCCGAACGGCAACCCCGACGGGTGCACGCCGTCCGGCGAGACCCTGTCCATCCCGAACATCACGACCGACGTAGGGCTGTCCCCGCCCTCCAACGGCCTCTTCACCATCTTCGGCCAGTTCTTCGACCACGGCGTCGACCAGACCGTCAAGGGCGGTGGCACCGTCTTCGTGCCGCTGCACGACGACGACCCGCTCGTCCTGGGCAAGGACGGCGTTCTCGGCACCTCCGACGACCTCGACCCGAATCTTCGGTTCATGGTCCTCACCCGCGGTCAGAACCAGGTAGGCGACGACGGGGTCCTCGGCACCGCCGACGACGTGCAGGATGCGGACAACACCGACACCCCGCTCGTGGACCAGAGCCAGACATACACCTCGCACGGCTCCCATCAGGCGTTCCTGCGCGAGTACGAGCTCGACGCCGCCAACCACCCGAAGGACACAGGTCGCCTGCTCGGCGGTCCCAGCATCGCCAACGGGCTGGCCACCGACGATCTGCGCAAGGGCGGCATGTCCACCTGGGCGACCACCAAGGACCAAGCGGCTCGTGTTCTGGGCCTGCGGCTCCGCGACACTGATGTCGCGGACATCCCGATGATTGCGACGGACCCCTACGGAAACTTCAAGCCCGGTCCGGACCGAGGCCTCCCGATGTGGGTCACCGCGACAGGAACCGTCGAAGGTGACCTGGCTGCTCCCGTCGCCCCCCCGGCCAACGTGCTGCACTTCCACACGCCGTTCCTCACCGACATCGCCCACGACGCCGATCCGGGTTCGGTCGGCCCTTGCGACGTCCCCGGGACCAACAGCCCGGCGGGCTGCAAGGACCCCGACAGCGACGCCACGGCAGGGACCCAGCTCGACGGGCAGGCCCCCAACACCTACGACGACGAGCTGCTCGACTCCCACTTCACCGCGGGAGACGGGCGAGTCAACGAGAACATCGCGCTGTCGGCCGTGCACCAGATCTTCCACTCCGAGCACGACCGGCTCGTGGGGGACATCAACACCACCCTGACCACGAAGGTGCCGCAGTCCGTCCTCGACCAGTGGCGGCGCACGAGCGGCCCGGCCGGGTGGAACTACGGGCAGCGCCTCTTCCAGGCGGCACGCTTCGTCACCGAGATGGAGTACCAGCACCTGGTGTTCGAGGAGTTCGCCCGCAAGGTGCAGCCGGCGATCGACCCGTTCCACGTCTACCACAGCGACGTGAACCCGACGATCCCCGCTGAGTTCGCCCACGCTGTCTACCGCTTCGGCCACTCCATGCTGGCCGAGACCATAGACCGCACCGCGCCGGTCCCCGCCGGCTCGACCTCGCCACCGCAGCACTACGACATCAAGCTGCTCGACGGGTTCCTCAACCCCCCGGAGTTCAACCGGGACCAGAACCACAACACCATCAGCTCTGAGGCGGCCGCTGGCGGCATCATGATGGGCATGTCCGACCAGGTCGGGCAGGAGATCGACGAGTTCGTCACGGAGACCCTGCGCAACAACCTGCTGGGGTTGCCGCTCGACCTCCCGACCCTGAACATGACCCGGGCCCGTTCCGAGGGCATTCCATCCCTCAACGACCTGCGTCGCAAGATCAACGCGGTGACCAACGACGGACAGCTCGCGCCCTACACGAGCTGGGCCGACTTCGGCAACAACCTGAAGCACCCGGAGTCCCTCGTGAACTTCGTGGCCGCCTATGGGACGTACCCGACGATCGTCAATGCCACGACCTACGTCGACAAGCGCGCAGCCGCCCAGAAGATCATCGACCCGGGCCTGGGCATCAGCCCGACCCAGGACGAGATGGACTTCATCAACGGCAGCGGCGACTGGGCCAACCAGGAGACCGGGCTGAACAAGGTCGACCTCTGGGTGGGTGGCCTCGCCGAGGCCACCGACATCAACGGAGGCCTTCTCGGCAAGACGTTCAACTACGTGTTCGAGACGTCGCTGACCAACCTGCAGAACGGGGACCGGTTCTACTACCTGGCCCGGACCCCCGGCATGAACCTGCGCACCCAGTTGGAGAGCAACAGCTTCGCTGAGATGGTCATGCGCAACACCGACAACACGCACACGCTCAAGCAGGACGCGTTCGCCACGGCGGACTGCAAGTTCCAGATGGGCAACCTCGCCAACACCGCAGCCGGGTTCACGCAGTTCGGCGCCACCGTCGCCGACGACCCGACCACGGACTGTGACGAGACCGCACTGCTCACCCGATCGGCCAACGGCCAGATCACCTACAAGCTCGTCAACTCGATCGACCCGGCCGGCATCAACGGGCAGTCCGTCTACAACGGCGACACCACGTCCAACCGGGTCAAGGGTGGCATCGACAACGACACCATCCTGGGCAACGACGGTGACGACTGGCTGGACGGCAACTCCGGTGACGACGTCACCATCGGCGGCGACGGATCCGACCGCATCACCGACACCGGTGGGGCGGACGTCCTCAAGGGCGGTCCCGGCAACGACGCCATGGACGCCGGCAACGGCATCGACATCATGATGGGCGGAGACGGCAAGGACTTCCTCAACGGCGGTGCCAACGACAACGAGGAGTTCGCCGGGCCGGATGACGACTTCGTCATCGCGGGCGCGGGCACCGACACGGCCTTCGGCGACGGTGGCGACGACTGGCTCCAGGGCGGCGCGGGCCAGGACCTGCTCATCGGCGACCACGCCGCTCCGTTCTTCGACGACCCTGCCGAGACCAGTCCCGGTCACGACGTCTTCGTCGGCCAGGTCGGTGAGAACGACTACGACGCCGAGGGCGGCGACGACATCATGAGCCAGAACTCGTTCGTCGACCGCAACGCCGGAGCCGCTGGCTTCGACTGGGCGATCCACCAGTACAACACCGTCGCCGCGGACGACGACATGGCGATCAACAACAACCTCGGGCCGCTGCCGATCCAGGTGGTCGTCAACCGCGACCGCTGGCAGGAGGTCGAGGCCGACTCGGGCTCGAGCCGGGACGACGTCATCCGTGGCACCGACGACGTGCCGGCAGTCCTCGGTGGTGCCGGGTTCGCCGGCTGCAACGTCCTAGATCAGGCGGGCGTCAACCGCATCAGTGGGCTCGCAGCCATCGTGCCGCAACCGCTCACCGGCGACCTCGCACCGGTCGTCGCGGCGTCGGCCGCGGGCACCTGCCCGCTCTCCGGACCCATCTGGGGCGACGGCAACATCCTGCTCGGCGGTGGCGGGAGCGACACGATCACGGGACGTGGCGCCAACGACATCATCGACGGTGACCGCTCCCTCCAGGTGCGGATCAGCGTCCGCACCAACCCGGACGGGACCGGCGCCGAGATCGGCTCCGCCACCCTGATGGAGGGCACCTACCAGGCGGGCAACCCCAAGACGCTGCAGCAGGCGATCTTCGACGGGACGCTCGACCCGGGCCAGCTGGTGGCGGTGCGCGAGATCGTGGGTGCACCCGCGGGTGATACCGGTGTCGACACGGCGGTGTTCTTGGCCCCGCGTTCCTCCTTCACAATCGTCCGCAACGCCAACGGCAGCTTCACGGTCACCCAGACCGGGGCCGTCAACCGGGCAACGCAGAAGGTCTCCGACGGTGTCGACACCCTCCGGGGCATCGAGCGGGTGCAGTTCACCGACCAGGTGCTGCTGCTCACCCCGCCGCCGGCGCCGACCAACGTCGCCGCCACGACGACGCCCAGCGCCAGCATCACGGGTTCGGCGACCGTGACCTGGACCGCTCCGGTCCTGCCGGCCGGGACCTCGCCGATCACGAGCTACGACATCGTCGTCAGCTCTGGCGGAGCCATCACCCAGACCGTCACCGGGATTGCTCGTACGGCCACCAGCCGCACGGTCACCGGACTCGTCACGGGACGCAGCTACACCTTCCAGGTGCGTGCCAACAACCTCTTCGGGTCAGGTCCGCTCTCGGCCGCGTCCAACGCGGTCACCCCCGTGGGCATCCCGAGCGCACCGACGGGCGTGGTCGCAGTCAGGGGCAACACCACGGCCAGCGTGAGCTGGACGCCTGGCAGCGATGGCGGCTCACCCGTCACAGGCTGGATCGTCACCGTCCGGACCGGGACCACGGTGGTCAGGACGGAACCGATCAGTGGCAGCACGCCCTCCACGGTCATCACCGGACTCACCAACGGCACGGCGTACAACTTCCGAGTCCAGGCGGTGAACGCCAACGGCACGAGTGCGCTGTCCACGGCCTCCAACACGGTGACCCCGGCCACCGTGCCCGGCGCTCCGACCATCGGCACCGCCCTCTCGGGTGCCACCGGCGGCGCGATCAACGCCCAAGCCGTCTGGACGGCTCCGGCCAGCAACGGTGGTTCGATCATCACGAACTACCGGGTCCTGGCCTACCGAGTCGCGGCCGATGGCAGCACGTCGTTCTTCAGCCAGACGACCTTCAACGGCACGGTGACGCCGCGCACCATCGCCCTGACGGCGGGCAACTACCAGTTCGAGGTGGTCGCCATCAACGCCCTGGGTGACAGCCCCGCCTCGGCCAAGTCCAACACGGTGGTGGCTCGATGA
- a CDS encoding copper resistance CopC/CopD family protein yields the protein MPFRRGLRGRGATALAVALCCCALTWFTATAAQAHASLVRSSPAAGAVVPRAPEAVTLTFGEQVLAADAGVRVYDDRFAELDVGPAAAAPSDPLTIVVALPRGLATGTYTVAWRVSSRDTHPVAGSFQFSVGSTSRVVGTLPETGRNEAVGTFLGVLRWVGFVGAALGPGAVVAALLVWPAGLGTRPLRRVVGAGLALLVVSTAGGMLLQGVYASGQPLASLWRAPETLDSHSERFDRVYAVRSYLLVAATVGVVALLGLPAEARDRWRRAWVVVAAVAALALLATWPLVGHSAVPPGAQVAVVVNLVHLAAMVLWLGGLAVVLVGVAVDRDVVVADGLRRFSLVALGSVTVLVASGVVLAWREVGTVGALGGTTFGRVLLAKTAAVVVLLGVADLARRWVARNATGDEVEPVGTTHDRGFSRFRTGLVGEVALAAVILGLTAALVSVVPGRQAPEGAPGSSAPAGTSVGPVTPTGR from the coding sequence GTGCCCTTCCGCCGCGGGCTCCGTGGTCGTGGCGCAACCGCCCTTGCGGTCGCGCTGTGCTGCTGCGCCCTGACCTGGTTCACCGCCACGGCTGCGCAGGCGCACGCCAGCCTGGTCCGCAGCTCGCCCGCGGCAGGGGCTGTGGTCCCCCGCGCCCCCGAAGCGGTGACGCTGACGTTCGGGGAACAGGTCCTGGCTGCCGATGCCGGGGTGCGGGTCTACGACGACCGGTTCGCCGAGCTCGACGTGGGGCCGGCGGCCGCAGCACCGAGTGATCCCCTGACCATCGTCGTGGCCTTGCCGCGGGGGCTGGCGACCGGCACCTACACCGTGGCCTGGCGGGTCAGCTCCCGCGACACCCATCCGGTTGCTGGGTCCTTCCAGTTCTCCGTCGGCAGCACCAGCCGGGTCGTCGGAACGTTGCCTGAGACAGGGCGCAACGAAGCCGTGGGTACGTTCCTCGGGGTGCTGCGGTGGGTCGGCTTCGTCGGTGCCGCCCTGGGGCCCGGCGCCGTCGTGGCCGCCCTGCTGGTGTGGCCGGCCGGACTCGGCACCCGACCGCTGCGCAGGGTGGTCGGCGCAGGGCTCGCGCTGCTCGTCGTGAGCACGGCGGGAGGGATGTTGCTGCAGGGCGTCTACGCCAGCGGGCAGCCCCTGGCGTCCCTCTGGCGGGCGCCCGAGACCCTCGACAGCCACTCGGAGCGGTTCGACCGGGTGTATGCCGTCCGGAGCTACCTGCTCGTCGCAGCCACGGTCGGGGTGGTCGCCCTGCTCGGGCTTCCCGCCGAGGCGCGCGACCGGTGGCGGCGGGCGTGGGTGGTCGTGGCAGCGGTGGCCGCACTGGCGCTGCTGGCGACGTGGCCCCTCGTCGGGCACTCGGCCGTGCCGCCGGGGGCTCAGGTGGCGGTCGTCGTCAACCTGGTCCACCTCGCGGCCATGGTGCTCTGGCTCGGTGGCCTGGCCGTGGTCCTCGTCGGTGTGGCCGTCGACCGGGACGTGGTGGTCGCCGATGGGCTGCGCCGGTTCTCCCTGGTGGCGCTCGGGAGCGTCACCGTCCTCGTGGCGTCGGGTGTGGTGCTTGCCTGGCGCGAGGTCGGCACCGTGGGCGCGCTCGGCGGCACGACCTTCGGACGGGTCCTGCTGGCCAAGACGGCAGCCGTGGTGGTGCTGCTGGGCGTGGCGGACCTCGCCCGCCGGTGGGTAGCGCGAAACGCGACCGGTGATGAGGTGGAACCCGTTGGCACGACTCATGATCGTGGCTTCTCACGCTTTCGCACCGGGCTGGTGGGAGAGGTCGCGCTGGCCGCGGTGATCCTCGGCCTCACCGCGGCACTGGTCTCCGTGGTGCCCGGCCGCCAGGCGCCCGAGGGGGCGCCCGGGTCGTCCGCCCCGGCAGGCACGTCGGTCGGGCCCGTCACGCCCACCGGTCGCTGA